One stretch of Planococcus sp. PAMC 21323 DNA includes these proteins:
- the typA gene encoding translational GTPase TypA — protein sequence MTKLRNDLRNIAIIAHVDHGKTTLVDQLLQQSGTFRSNEHVDERAMDSGDIERERGITILAKNTAIQYKDAKINILDTPGHADFGGEVERIMKMVDGVLLVVDAYEGCMPQTRFVLKKALEQNLKPIVVVNKIDRDFARPEEVVDEVIELFIELEANDDQLEFPVIFASGMNGTASLSSDPADQEENMQVVYDAILEHVPAPIDNRDEPLQFQVALLDYSDYVGRIGIGRVFRGTIEVGQSVSLMKLDGSFKNFRVTKMHGFMGLKRVEIEKAEAGDLIAVSGMEDINVGETVCPSEHREALPVLRIDEPTLQMTFLVNNSPFAGKEGKWITSRKIQERLDAQLQTDVSLRVDNTDSPDAWVVSGRGELHLSILIENMRREGFEIQVSKPEVIVRMVDGVRCEPVERVQVDVPEEYTGNIIESLGERKGEMLDMINNGSGQVRMVFNVPARGLIGYTTEFLTQTRGYGIINHTFDSYQPVASGRVGGRREGVLVSMERGKVSTYGLMGIEDRGTSFVEVGAEIYEGMIVGQHNRDSDLTVNIVKIKAATNIRSANKDQTTTMKKARLMSLEEALEYLNDDEYCEITPQTIRLRKKILDKNERERMAKKKKVAIEE from the coding sequence ATGACTAAATTACGTAACGACCTAAGAAACATTGCAATTATTGCCCACGTTGACCATGGTAAAACAACGCTAGTGGATCAACTTCTACAACAATCCGGTACTTTCCGTTCAAACGAACATGTTGATGAACGCGCGATGGATTCTGGCGATATCGAAAGAGAACGCGGAATTACAATTCTTGCGAAAAATACTGCAATTCAATACAAAGACGCTAAAATCAACATCTTGGATACACCAGGACACGCGGATTTCGGTGGAGAAGTTGAACGTATCATGAAAATGGTTGATGGTGTTCTATTAGTAGTTGACGCTTATGAAGGCTGTATGCCGCAAACGCGCTTCGTACTGAAAAAAGCATTAGAACAAAACCTCAAGCCAATCGTAGTTGTAAATAAAATTGACCGTGACTTTGCACGTCCTGAAGAAGTGGTTGACGAAGTCATCGAATTGTTCATTGAACTTGAAGCGAATGACGATCAATTGGAATTCCCGGTTATTTTTGCATCAGGTATGAACGGTACGGCAAGTCTTTCTTCAGATCCTGCTGATCAAGAAGAAAACATGCAAGTTGTTTATGATGCGATCCTGGAACACGTCCCAGCGCCAATCGATAATAGAGATGAGCCACTTCAATTCCAGGTAGCTCTTCTTGATTATAGTGATTATGTTGGACGTATCGGAATCGGCCGCGTATTCCGCGGAACGATCGAAGTTGGCCAATCGGTTTCATTGATGAAACTTGACGGTTCATTCAAAAACTTCCGTGTTACGAAAATGCACGGTTTCATGGGCCTTAAACGGGTGGAAATCGAAAAAGCAGAAGCTGGCGACTTGATTGCCGTTTCGGGCATGGAAGACATTAACGTAGGAGAGACGGTTTGTCCTTCAGAACATCGCGAAGCATTGCCGGTCTTGCGCATTGATGAGCCAACTCTACAAATGACTTTCCTAGTTAATAACAGCCCATTTGCAGGTAAAGAAGGTAAATGGATTACTTCAAGAAAAATTCAAGAACGTTTGGATGCGCAATTACAAACTGACGTATCGTTGCGTGTAGACAATACAGATTCTCCTGACGCTTGGGTAGTTTCTGGACGCGGAGAATTGCATTTGTCGATTTTAATCGAGAACATGCGTCGCGAAGGATTTGAGATTCAAGTATCAAAACCAGAAGTTATTGTACGTATGGTTGACGGAGTTCGCTGCGAACCAGTAGAACGCGTTCAAGTAGATGTGCCTGAAGAATACACTGGTAACATTATTGAGTCTTTAGGTGAACGTAAAGGCGAAATGTTGGATATGATCAACAATGGTAGCGGACAAGTCCGTATGGTGTTTAACGTACCAGCTCGTGGATTGATCGGTTATACGACTGAATTTTTAACACAAACTCGTGGATACGGAATTATCAACCACACATTTGATAGCTATCAGCCAGTTGCTTCTGGTCGTGTTGGCGGACGTCGTGAAGGCGTATTGGTATCTATGGAGCGCGGTAAAGTTTCGACTTACGGCTTAATGGGTATCGAAGATCGCGGAACTTCATTTGTTGAAGTTGGCGCTGAAATTTACGAAGGCATGATCGTTGGACAACATAACCGCGATAGCGACCTTACTGTAAATATCGTGAAAATCAAAGCTGCAACAAACATCCGTTCAGCTAACAAAGACCAAACAACGACGATGAAAAAAGCGCGTTTAATGAGTCTTGAAGAAGCACTAGAATACTTGAATGATGATGAGTATTGTGAAATCACACCACAAACGATTCGTTTACGTAAGAAAATTCTTGATAAAAACGAACGTGAACGTATGGCTAAGAAAAAGAAAGTTGCCATCGAAGAATAA
- a CDS encoding YlaF family protein yields MINLLKNIKWIFVFYSLAAIVAMVLIGLAIGLRSVIGVFAAIFMLVFVMGMGFKKKKEMREAGLL; encoded by the coding sequence GTGATAAACCTACTAAAAAACATAAAATGGATCTTTGTTTTTTATTCTTTAGCAGCTATAGTGGCAATGGTTTTGATTGGCTTAGCTATTGGCTTACGCAGCGTAATAGGCGTATTTGCAGCGATCTTCATGCTCGTTTTTGTCATGGGAATGGGATTCAAGAAGAAAAAAGAAATGCGGGAAGCCGGATTACTATAA
- a CDS encoding inositol monophosphatase family protein, which translates to MDLHAMDKYIKSLIKEAGHRIRNSFLTDITIETKSNANDLVTNMDKEIEQFFIERIRRDFPEHRIFGEEGFGDDIQSTKGTIWLLDPIDGTMNFVHQKRNFAISLGIYEDGVGKLGYIYDVVNDDLYHGVKDGGAYYNDEQMKPLIETTIAESIVAMNATWAIPNRYLDNDAIIQLIRDVRGTRSYGSAALELAYMASGRVDAYMSMRLSPWDIAGGMVIAKEVGAITTNFKGDQANLLKQDTFIAANPTIHRELLEKYIKFK; encoded by the coding sequence ATGGATCTACACGCTATGGATAAATACATAAAGTCACTAATTAAAGAAGCAGGTCACCGAATTCGTAATTCTTTTTTAACGGATATCACAATCGAAACAAAATCCAATGCCAATGATTTAGTGACGAATATGGATAAGGAAATCGAGCAATTTTTTATTGAGCGGATTCGCAGAGATTTTCCAGAACATCGAATTTTTGGTGAAGAAGGATTTGGAGACGATATCCAAAGTACTAAAGGAACTATTTGGTTGCTTGACCCAATCGACGGCACCATGAATTTTGTTCATCAAAAACGCAACTTTGCTATATCGCTAGGAATATATGAAGATGGAGTAGGAAAACTAGGATATATATATGACGTTGTCAATGATGATTTGTATCATGGAGTAAAAGACGGTGGGGCTTATTACAATGACGAGCAGATGAAACCGCTCATAGAAACGACTATAGCTGAATCAATCGTGGCGATGAATGCTACATGGGCAATTCCCAATCGCTATTTAGACAATGATGCAATCATCCAATTGATACGAGATGTCCGAGGTACACGTTCTTATGGTTCAGCTGCACTTGAACTCGCTTATATGGCCAGTGGCCGTGTAGATGCATATATGTCGATGCGGTTATCGCCTTGGGACATTGCGGGGGGGATGGTCATTGCTAAGGAAGTTGGAGCAATAACAACCAATTTTAAAGGAGATCAGGCAAATCTATTAAAACAAGATACCTTTATAGCAGCTAATCCGACAATTCACCGCGAACTATTAGAAAAATATATAAAATTCAAGTAA
- a CDS encoding YktB family protein: MKPYWTEQDFDVFNTPGLEARMSALTQLIRPKFAELGTEFSSFFSGKTGDEFFPHVAKHMRRTVNPPNDSWVAFAPYKRGYKAVPHFQIGMWESHVFVILAVIYEAPNKTAMAENLLHSDVLKNLSGDFTVSGDHMKPQSNSLNDLGDQGLEKLITRLRDVKKGEFVIGRHLTKDQAEFFNKEQFFQFAEETFETLLPIYNTLLQTKKEPVSR; encoded by the coding sequence TTGAAGCCTTATTGGACTGAACAAGATTTCGATGTTTTTAACACTCCAGGACTAGAGGCTCGAATGTCTGCATTGACTCAGCTTATCCGTCCAAAATTCGCAGAACTTGGAACTGAATTTTCATCATTTTTTTCTGGAAAAACAGGAGACGAATTTTTCCCGCATGTTGCTAAACATATGCGCCGAACTGTAAATCCACCCAACGATAGCTGGGTAGCCTTTGCTCCATATAAAAGAGGATATAAAGCTGTGCCTCATTTTCAGATTGGTATGTGGGAAAGTCACGTATTTGTTATATTAGCTGTTATATATGAAGCCCCTAATAAAACAGCTATGGCTGAAAATTTATTGCACTCTGATGTTCTTAAAAATTTATCGGGTGATTTTACAGTTTCCGGAGATCATATGAAGCCACAATCCAATTCTTTAAATGATTTGGGCGACCAAGGTCTTGAGAAACTAATCACACGCTTGCGTGATGTAAAGAAAGGCGAGTTTGTCATCGGACGCCATTTGACTAAAGACCAGGCTGAATTTTTTAATAAAGAACAATTTTTTCAGTTTGCAGAAGAAACGTTCGAGACGTTGCTTCCTATTTACAACACCTTACTCCAAACCAAAAAAGAACCTGTCAGCCGCTAG
- a CDS encoding UPF0223 family protein, protein MDYSYPFSIEWSTEEIIDVVNFFEAIEMAYEKGINRQDLLTRYRKFKQVVPAISEEKTHLREFEEESGYACFPVIKEMKAGTDDGKILLKKK, encoded by the coding sequence ATGGATTATTCCTATCCATTTTCAATTGAATGGTCAACAGAAGAAATTATTGATGTTGTCAATTTTTTTGAAGCAATTGAAATGGCCTATGAAAAAGGCATCAACAGACAAGATTTATTAACGCGTTATCGCAAATTCAAGCAGGTGGTTCCTGCTATATCTGAAGAAAAAACACATTTGCGTGAATTTGAAGAAGAAAGTGGATATGCTTGCTTTCCGGTTATTAAAGAAATGAAAGCTGGAACAGATGACGGAAAAATCCTATTAAAAAAGAAATAA
- a CDS encoding NAD(P)H-dependent flavin oxidoreductase, which translates to MEFNTKVTELLGIRYPIIQGGLAYLAYAELAAAVSNAGGLGQITAMSLSTPEELRAEIHKVRKLTDKPFGVNFAIGDHGRAFSHMLDVAIEEKVPVVSMTGGNPTPIFEQLKGTDIKKLVLVAARRQAEKAESLGADAVMVVGQEGGGHLGRNDIGTMVLIPQVVDAVKIPVIASGGIGDGRGWMAAHALGAEGIEMGTRFIATKECVHASNAYKQQLVDSSENDTVIIKRSIGAPARTLQNSWTDKILEIESQTPTYEALKEYISGEANKRFIYNGDKDQGFGWAGQVTGLIKNVPTVQELIEGMVKQAEEIREKWSITR; encoded by the coding sequence ATGGAATTCAATACAAAGGTAACCGAGCTACTTGGAATCCGCTATCCGATTATTCAAGGTGGCTTAGCTTATTTAGCGTATGCAGAACTAGCGGCGGCAGTTTCGAATGCGGGAGGACTAGGTCAAATTACGGCGATGAGTCTTTCTACACCAGAAGAATTGAGAGCTGAAATTCATAAAGTTAGAAAGTTGACGGATAAACCTTTTGGCGTTAATTTTGCGATTGGTGATCATGGCCGCGCATTTTCTCATATGCTAGACGTAGCAATTGAAGAAAAAGTACCTGTCGTTTCCATGACGGGTGGAAACCCCACACCAATATTTGAACAGCTGAAAGGAACTGATATTAAAAAATTAGTTCTCGTAGCAGCAAGACGACAAGCTGAAAAAGCAGAAAGTCTTGGTGCGGACGCTGTGATGGTCGTTGGTCAAGAAGGTGGTGGACATTTAGGGCGTAATGATATTGGTACGATGGTGTTGATTCCTCAAGTAGTGGATGCGGTGAAAATTCCTGTTATTGCTTCAGGTGGAATTGGCGATGGAAGAGGTTGGATGGCCGCTCATGCCTTAGGTGCAGAAGGAATTGAAATGGGAACACGCTTTATTGCTACAAAAGAATGTGTGCATGCGTCAAACGCTTATAAACAACAATTGGTTGATAGCTCCGAGAACGATACGGTCATTATTAAACGTAGTATAGGTGCTCCAGCTCGAACTCTGCAAAATAGCTGGACGGACAAAATTTTGGAAATTGAAAGTCAGACTCCGACCTATGAAGCCTTAAAAGAATACATTAGTGGTGAAGCCAACAAACGTTTCATCTATAATGGAGATAAAGACCAAGGATTTGGTTGGGCAGGGCAAGTAACTGGATTGATCAAGAATGTACCGACTGTTCAAGAATTGATCGAAGGCATGGTCAAGCAGGCTGAAGAAATCCGTGAAAAATGGTCAATCACTAGATGA
- a CDS encoding aminotransferase class I/II-fold pyridoxal phosphate-dependent enzyme — translation MSQLETPLFDALLKHRNRHPIQFHIPGHKKGQGVDPAFREFVGDNILSIDLINIAPLDDLHSPKGAIKEAQELAAKAFGADHTFFSVQGTSGAIMTMILSVVGPNDKILVPRNVHKSIMSAIVFAGAIPIFIHPEVDTELGISHGISAEAVEKALDEYPDTKAVLVINPTYFGVAADLKRIVDIAHERNVPVLVDEAHGVHIHFHKSLPVSAMSAGADMAATSVHKLGGSMTQSSVLNVREGLVSPKRVQSTLSMLTTTSTSYPILASLDTARRQLAVHGYDLIDRTIRLAQDARKRINKIPHLYCVGKEVLNSSATFDMDPTKLLISVKNLGITGHQAEEWLRENANIEIELSDLYNILCLVTLGDSRKEVNLLINALQRMSETLDSDAAVVEPVVMIPDIPRLAMTPRDAFYATTEVISINDAVGRISAEFIMVYPPGIPIFIPGEIITEENINYIHMNVAAGLPVQGPEDDTLQMLRVIKEQQAIR, via the coding sequence TTGTCTCAATTAGAAACTCCGTTATTTGATGCACTCCTAAAGCATCGAAATCGGCATCCAATCCAATTCCATATTCCTGGTCATAAAAAAGGACAAGGCGTCGATCCCGCATTCCGGGAATTTGTCGGCGATAATATACTTTCCATTGATTTGATCAATATTGCACCTTTGGACGATTTACATTCTCCAAAAGGCGCAATTAAAGAAGCGCAAGAACTCGCTGCCAAAGCTTTCGGGGCAGACCATACATTCTTTTCTGTACAAGGTACAAGTGGCGCAATCATGACGATGATTCTGAGCGTTGTGGGACCCAATGATAAAATTTTGGTTCCAAGAAACGTTCATAAATCGATTATGTCTGCTATCGTTTTTGCTGGAGCTATCCCGATTTTTATTCACCCAGAAGTTGATACAGAACTTGGGATTTCACACGGGATTTCTGCAGAAGCTGTAGAAAAAGCATTGGACGAATATCCAGATACCAAAGCCGTATTGGTTATTAACCCTACTTATTTTGGTGTAGCTGCAGATTTAAAACGAATTGTTGATATTGCCCATGAACGAAATGTACCTGTCTTAGTTGATGAGGCACACGGTGTTCATATTCATTTTCACAAATCATTGCCCGTTTCAGCAATGTCGGCAGGTGCAGATATGGCTGCAACCTCTGTCCACAAACTTGGCGGTTCCATGACTCAAAGTTCCGTATTGAATGTACGTGAAGGCCTTGTGTCACCAAAACGCGTACAGTCTACATTATCTATGCTAACCACGACATCAACGTCTTATCCAATTTTAGCTTCTCTTGATACAGCAAGACGTCAGTTAGCAGTTCATGGATATGATTTGATCGACCGGACCATTCGATTAGCTCAAGATGCGCGAAAACGAATCAATAAAATTCCTCATCTATATTGTGTTGGGAAAGAAGTTTTAAATTCGTCTGCTACTTTTGATATGGACCCAACAAAATTATTAATTAGCGTTAAGAATTTAGGCATCACCGGGCATCAAGCCGAGGAATGGCTAAGAGAAAATGCTAATATTGAAATCGAACTTTCCGATTTATACAATATTCTTTGTTTAGTTACGCTAGGCGATAGCCGCAAAGAGGTAAATCTTCTGATTAATGCTCTTCAGCGCATGAGCGAAACCTTAGATAGCGATGCCGCGGTTGTAGAACCTGTTGTCATGATTCCGGATATTCCAAGACTTGCTATGACTCCGCGAGATGCTTTCTACGCAACGACAGAAGTTATTTCAATCAATGACGCTGTTGGACGTATTTCTGCAGAATTTATTATGGTCTACCCGCCAGGTATTCCTATATTTATTCCAGGTGAAATCATCACCGAAGAAAACATCAATTATATTCACATGAACGTCGCTGCTGGATTGCCAGTACAAGGACCCGAAGACGACACTTTGCAAATGCTACGGGTCATAAAAGAACAACAAGCGATTAGGTAA
- a CDS encoding polysaccharide deacetylase family protein — MVHKKWVAIAAVSLLLTACGEDTNKSSNDVKQTENVSNNNETKKQEAQTEQKEEVVEDETKEEGQIAEPQYKLNTANWSIQPIAEANEKVVLVTIDDAPDKHSLEMAEILKSQDIPAIFFVNGHFLATEEKQQQLKKIHEMGFVIGNHTYSHQDLKGLTEQQQQEEILKVSALIEEITGEKPKFFRAPFGSNTDFSKHLVSDEKMVLMNWTYGYDWEKQYQNAQALTDIMVNTEYLNNGANLLMHDRDWTVEALPGIIQGLEDKGYDFVDPKEIEGI, encoded by the coding sequence ATGGTACATAAAAAATGGGTGGCTATCGCAGCGGTTTCATTATTACTTACAGCATGTGGAGAGGACACTAATAAGTCTTCAAATGATGTAAAACAAACAGAAAATGTAAGTAATAATAATGAAACAAAAAAACAAGAAGCACAAACAGAACAAAAAGAAGAAGTAGTGGAAGATGAAACAAAAGAAGAAGGTCAAATAGCGGAACCGCAATACAAGCTAAATACAGCCAATTGGTCGATACAGCCAATTGCTGAGGCAAATGAAAAAGTCGTGCTTGTGACAATTGATGATGCGCCGGACAAGCATTCATTGGAAATGGCTGAAATTTTAAAAAGCCAAGATATTCCTGCGATTTTCTTTGTAAATGGTCATTTTTTAGCTACAGAAGAAAAACAACAACAGCTTAAAAAAATTCATGAAATGGGCTTTGTGATTGGCAATCACACATATAGTCATCAAGATTTAAAAGGATTAACTGAACAACAACAGCAAGAAGAAATTTTGAAAGTAAGTGCATTAATAGAAGAAATTACAGGCGAAAAACCAAAGTTTTTCCGTGCCCCATTTGGTTCTAATACTGATTTCAGTAAACACTTGGTGTCAGACGAAAAAATGGTGTTGATGAACTGGACATACGGTTATGATTGGGAAAAGCAATATCAAAACGCTCAAGCTTTAACAGATATTATGGTTAATACCGAGTATTTGAATAATGGAGCCAATTTATTGATGCACGATCGAGATTGGACAGTCGAAGCTTTACCAGGAATTATTCAAGGTTTAGAAGATAAAGGTTATGACTTTGTTGATCCGAAAGAAATCGAAGGAATATGA
- the lpdA gene encoding dihydrolipoyl dehydrogenase has product MVVGDFPIETDTLVIGSGPGGYVAAIRAAQTGQKVTIVEKEYIGGVCLNVGCIPSKAMISVGHRFEEAQHSDDMGIVAKEVSINFEKAQAFKDGVVKKLTGGVESLLKGNKVEILRGEAYFVDENTVRIMDEDSAQTYKFKNAIIATGSRPVEIPTFKFTKRVINSTGALALQEIPGKLIVIGGGYIGTELGTAYANLGSEVTILEGAPDILAGFEKQMTAIVKKGLKKKGVEVITKASAKGVEESDTGVKVTYEAGGEEKTLEADYVLVTVGRRPNTDEMGLEELNLKMSDRGLIEVDKQCRTNIPNIYAIGDVVAGLQLAHKASYEGKIAAEAIAGEKSEVDYLAIPAVCFTDPELASVGLTEEQAKTEGFEVTAAKFPFGANGRALALNASEGFVKLVSRKSDGLLLGGQIVGAGASDMIAEIGLAIEAGMTVEDIAMTIHAHPTLAEITMEAAEVALGTPIHIIK; this is encoded by the coding sequence ATGGTAGTAGGAGATTTTCCAATCGAAACAGACACGCTCGTAATTGGCTCTGGCCCTGGCGGTTATGTTGCAGCTATTCGTGCAGCACAAACTGGTCAAAAAGTAACAATCGTTGAAAAAGAATATATTGGTGGCGTTTGTTTAAACGTTGGCTGTATCCCTTCTAAAGCAATGATTTCTGTTGGACATCGTTTTGAAGAAGCTCAACACTCAGATGATATGGGTATTGTGGCTAAAGAAGTTTCAATCAACTTTGAAAAAGCGCAAGCATTCAAAGATGGCGTTGTTAAGAAATTGACAGGCGGCGTTGAGTCACTTCTAAAAGGCAACAAAGTCGAAATCTTACGTGGCGAAGCTTATTTCGTAGATGAAAATACTGTTCGTATTATGGATGAAGATTCAGCACAAACGTATAAATTCAAAAACGCAATTATTGCTACAGGGTCTCGTCCAGTTGAAATTCCAACTTTCAAATTCACAAAACGTGTCATTAATTCTACTGGCGCATTAGCTCTTCAAGAAATTCCAGGCAAGCTTATCGTTATTGGCGGTGGCTATATCGGTACTGAGCTTGGAACTGCTTACGCTAACCTTGGATCTGAAGTAACTATCCTTGAAGGCGCTCCTGATATCCTTGCTGGATTTGAAAAACAAATGACAGCAATCGTTAAAAAAGGATTGAAGAAAAAAGGCGTTGAAGTGATCACAAAAGCATCTGCTAAAGGTGTAGAAGAAAGTGATACTGGCGTTAAAGTAACATATGAAGCAGGCGGAGAAGAAAAAACGCTTGAAGCGGATTATGTTCTTGTAACAGTTGGCCGTCGTCCAAACACAGACGAAATGGGACTTGAAGAATTAAACTTGAAAATGTCTGACCGTGGCTTGATTGAAGTTGACAAGCAATGCCGTACAAATATCCCGAATATCTATGCAATCGGTGATGTTGTAGCAGGTTTGCAATTGGCTCATAAAGCTTCTTACGAAGGCAAAATTGCTGCTGAAGCAATCGCTGGCGAAAAATCAGAAGTTGATTATTTAGCAATTCCAGCAGTATGCTTTACAGATCCTGAACTTGCAAGCGTCGGTTTAACTGAAGAGCAAGCAAAAACTGAAGGGTTTGAAGTAACAGCTGCTAAGTTCCCATTCGGAGCTAACGGCCGTGCACTTGCATTAAATGCTTCTGAAGGATTTGTGAAACTAGTTTCACGTAAATCTGACGGTTTGCTATTAGGCGGACAAATTGTTGGAGCTGGCGCATCAGATATGATCGCTGAAATTGGTCTTGCAATCGAAGCAGGAATGACTGTGGAAGATATCGCAATGACAATTCACGCTCACCCAACATTGGCTGAAATCACTATGGAAGCTGCTGAAGTAGCACTAGGAACACCAATTCACATCATTAAGTAA
- a CDS encoding dihydrolipoamide acetyltransferase family protein, with protein sequence MAFEFRLPDIGEGIHEGEIVKWFVKAGDTIEEDDILVEVQNDKAVVEIPSPVSGTVEEVLVSEGTVAVVGDVLVRIDAPDAEEMSFKGGHGDKKEAEPEVKEETEEQVQAGTAESGKDVDKAPAKEEAPKEETGAGEQPKETKEADPTARVISMPSVRKFARDNEVDIKQVTGSGNNGRVLKEDVEAFMNGDQKAATTETSEAPQETTEESTETAAAPKAAAPEGEFPETREKMSGIRKAIAKAMVHSKHTAPHVTLMDEVDVTELVAHRKKFKDIAAEKDIKLTYLPYVVKALVSTLREFPALNTSFDDETSEVIQKHYFNIGIAADTEKGLMVPVIKNADRKSVFAISDEINGLATKARDGKLSAAEMKGASCSITNIGSAGGQWFTPVINHPEVAILGIGRIAEKPVIKNGEIVAAPVLALSLSFDHRMIDGATAQHALNHIKRLLSEPELLLMEA encoded by the coding sequence ATGGCTTTTGAATTTCGTTTGCCGGATATCGGAGAAGGTATCCATGAAGGTGAAATCGTAAAATGGTTCGTAAAAGCGGGAGATACAATCGAAGAAGACGATATCCTTGTTGAAGTACAAAATGACAAGGCAGTAGTCGAGATTCCTTCACCAGTTTCAGGAACGGTTGAAGAAGTATTGGTATCAGAAGGAACAGTTGCGGTAGTAGGCGATGTATTAGTTCGCATCGATGCTCCAGATGCTGAAGAAATGAGCTTTAAAGGAGGACACGGTGACAAGAAAGAAGCCGAGCCTGAAGTAAAAGAGGAAACTGAAGAGCAAGTGCAAGCTGGTACTGCTGAATCTGGCAAAGATGTGGATAAAGCACCTGCTAAAGAAGAAGCACCAAAAGAAGAAACGGGTGCTGGAGAACAGCCTAAAGAAACAAAAGAAGCTGATCCAACGGCTCGTGTAATCTCAATGCCATCTGTCCGCAAATTTGCGCGCGACAATGAAGTGGATATTAAACAAGTAACGGGTTCTGGCAATAACGGTCGCGTTTTAAAAGAAGATGTTGAAGCCTTTATGAATGGTGATCAAAAAGCAGCGACAACTGAAACTTCTGAAGCACCACAAGAAACTACAGAAGAAAGCACTGAAACAGCAGCGGCGCCAAAAGCAGCAGCTCCTGAAGGTGAATTCCCTGAAACACGTGAGAAAATGTCTGGAATTCGTAAAGCGATTGCGAAAGCAATGGTTCATTCGAAACATACAGCTCCTCACGTAACGTTAATGGACGAAGTAGATGTGACTGAACTTGTAGCGCATCGCAAAAAGTTCAAAGACATTGCAGCAGAAAAAGATATCAAGTTGACTTATTTGCCATACGTGGTCAAAGCATTGGTCAGCACATTGCGCGAATTCCCAGCTTTAAACACATCATTTGATGATGAAACAAGCGAGGTTATTCAAAAGCATTATTTCAATATCGGGATTGCAGCAGATACAGAAAAAGGCTTAATGGTTCCTGTCATTAAAAACGCAGACCGTAAATCAGTATTTGCAATTTCAGATGAAATTAATGGTTTAGCTACAAAAGCACGTGATGGTAAACTATCAGCTGCAGAAATGAAGGGCGCATCATGCTCAATCACGAATATCGGTTCTGCAGGTGGACAATGGTTTACACCAGTTATTAACCACCCAGAAGTGGCGATTCTTGGAATTGGCCGCATTGCAGAAAAACCTGTAATTAAAAATGGTGAAATTGTAGCAGCACCTGTGTTAGCATTATCATTAAGCTTTGATCATAGAATGATCGATGGCGCAACAGCGCAGCATGCATTAAATCATATTAAACGTTTATTAAGTGAACCTGAATTACTATTAATGGAGGCGTAA